A region from the Streptomyces sp. 3214.6 genome encodes:
- a CDS encoding MFS transporter, with translation MTETTTTTTTTTTAAAQTSATTTATTAGPPGDRTSAPAHALGSLGLFTVLLGAALPLIDFFIVNVALPTMGRDLAASESVLELVVAGYGLAYAVLLVLGGRLGDLFGRRRLFLGGMAAFGLTSLACGLAPDAWSLVAARVAQGASAAAMVPQVLATIQSSTEGARRAKAMSLYGATAGLSMVAGQILGGVLVSADIAGSGWRSVFLVNVPVVVVGLFLAVRTVPETRSQRPEPVDGPGTALLAVALLTLLAPLTEGRAAGWPLWTWLSLAAFPLVAAAFYGVERRADRNGRTPLIPPSLLELSTLRRGLTLMVPFSVGFSGFMFVVAVALQSGARLGPVQAGLALAPMAVAFFVASLAGPRLVTRFGARVVTAGSVLQGVGILLIVLTVRADWPDLGFVELLPGAAVAGAGQALQLPVVMRIVMSEVPPARAGVGSGVMVTTQQTSLALGVATLGTLFLSLVPGMGMRDALVTTLAVQLAGVVVTGLLSLRLPRKVG, from the coding sequence GTGACCGAGACAACGACTACCACCACGACTACCACCACGGCCGCCGCCCAGACCAGCGCCACAACCACCGCCACGACCGCCGGCCCACCGGGCGACCGCACTTCGGCACCGGCCCACGCCCTCGGCTCCCTCGGGCTGTTCACCGTGCTGCTCGGCGCGGCGCTGCCCCTCATCGACTTCTTCATCGTCAACGTCGCCCTGCCCACCATGGGCCGGGACCTCGCCGCGAGCGAGTCCGTCCTCGAACTCGTCGTCGCCGGGTACGGGCTCGCGTACGCCGTGCTGCTCGTCCTCGGCGGCCGGCTCGGCGACCTGTTCGGCCGGCGCCGGCTCTTCCTGGGCGGCATGGCGGCCTTCGGCCTGACCTCGCTGGCCTGCGGGCTCGCGCCCGACGCGTGGTCGCTGGTCGCGGCGCGGGTCGCGCAGGGCGCGTCGGCCGCCGCCATGGTCCCGCAGGTGCTCGCCACCATCCAGTCCTCCACCGAGGGAGCCCGCCGCGCCAAGGCCATGAGCCTCTACGGGGCCACGGCCGGGCTGTCGATGGTGGCGGGCCAGATCCTCGGCGGGGTGCTGGTCTCGGCGGACATCGCGGGCAGCGGCTGGCGTTCGGTGTTCCTCGTGAACGTCCCGGTCGTCGTCGTGGGACTGTTCCTCGCCGTCCGCACGGTCCCCGAGACCCGCTCCCAGCGCCCCGAACCGGTGGACGGCCCCGGCACGGCCCTGCTCGCCGTCGCCCTGCTGACGCTGCTCGCCCCGCTCACCGAGGGCCGCGCGGCGGGCTGGCCGCTGTGGACATGGCTGTCCCTGGCAGCGTTCCCGCTGGTCGCAGCGGCCTTCTACGGCGTCGAGCGCCGCGCCGACCGCAACGGCCGTACCCCGCTGATCCCCCCGAGCCTGCTCGAACTCAGCACGCTGCGGCGCGGTCTGACGCTCATGGTGCCGTTCTCGGTCGGCTTCAGCGGGTTCATGTTCGTCGTGGCGGTGGCCCTGCAGAGCGGGGCGCGCCTGGGCCCGGTCCAGGCCGGTCTCGCCCTGGCCCCCATGGCGGTGGCCTTCTTCGTCGCCTCGCTCGCCGGGCCGCGGCTGGTGACCCGGTTCGGGGCGCGGGTGGTGACGGCGGGGTCGGTGCTCCAGGGCGTCGGAATCCTCCTGATCGTGCTGACCGTGCGCGCCGACTGGCCGGACCTCGGCTTCGTGGAGCTGCTGCCGGGCGCGGCGGTCGCCGGTGCTGGGCAGGCGCTCCAACTGCCCGTCGTCATGCGGATCGTGATGTCCGAGGTGCCGCCGGCCCGCGCGGGCGTCGGCAGCGGCGTGATGGTGACCACCCAGCAGACGTCGCTGGCGCTGGGCGTGGCCACGCTCGGCACGCTGTTCCTCTCCCTGGTCCCGGGGATGGGCATGCGCGACGCCCTGGTGACCACACTGGCCGTGCAGTTGGCCGGGGTGGTCGTGACGGGGCTGCTGAGTCTGCGGCTGCCACGCAAGGTGGGCTGA
- a CDS encoding helix-turn-helix transcriptional regulator, with amino-acid sequence MTTMAYETPTGTHTGTPTGTPARETVGSEVRRHELAAFLRSRRERIKPEQVGLPRGTRRRTPGLRREEVAHLSAVGVTWYTWLEQSRDIHVSVQVLDALARTLQLDPSERAHLFQLAGSTDPTPASSCTGISDAVRTLLDQLDPLPACVQNSRYDILAYNRTYAHLLCDLDAVPPEDRNCMILIHTHPQWRQSVVHLDESMRLMAAKLRASMAGHLSEPAWKMLVKRLQTESPEFRENWERYEVVWSRGKTKQFRNPHVGLLTVTHTDLWLNPDHGARMVTYVPADQKTRERLEKLHALAQGALTP; translated from the coding sequence ATGACGACGATGGCCTACGAGACGCCCACCGGGACGCACACGGGGACGCCCACCGGGACGCCGGCCCGTGAGACCGTCGGCTCGGAGGTCCGGCGGCACGAACTGGCCGCCTTCCTGCGCAGTCGCCGCGAGCGCATCAAGCCCGAACAGGTCGGCCTCCCACGCGGAACGCGCCGCCGCACGCCGGGACTGCGGCGCGAGGAGGTCGCCCACCTCTCGGCGGTCGGCGTCACCTGGTACACCTGGCTCGAACAGTCCCGGGACATCCATGTCTCGGTGCAGGTCCTGGACGCCCTTGCCCGCACCTTGCAGCTCGACCCGAGCGAGCGGGCCCACCTCTTCCAGCTCGCCGGCTCCACGGACCCCACCCCGGCCTCCTCCTGCACCGGCATCTCCGACGCCGTCCGCACGCTGCTCGACCAGCTCGACCCGCTGCCCGCCTGCGTCCAGAACAGCCGCTACGACATCCTGGCCTACAACCGCACCTACGCCCACCTGCTGTGCGACCTCGACGCCGTGCCGCCCGAGGACCGCAACTGCATGATCCTCATCCACACCCATCCGCAGTGGCGCCAGTCGGTCGTCCACCTCGACGAGTCCATGCGCCTGATGGCGGCGAAACTCCGGGCCTCCATGGCCGGCCACCTCTCCGAACCGGCCTGGAAGATGCTGGTCAAGCGCCTGCAGACGGAGTCCCCGGAGTTCCGCGAGAACTGGGAGCGCTACGAGGTCGTGTGGTCCCGCGGCAAGACCAAGCAGTTCCGCAACCCCCACGTCGGCCTCCTCACCGTCACCCACACCGACCTGTGGCTGAACCCGGACCACGGAGCCCGCATGGTGACCTACGTGCCCGCGGACCAGAAGACCCGTGAGCGCCTGGAGAAGCTGCACGCGCTCGCCCAGGGCGCGCTCACGCCTTGA
- a CDS encoding MFS transporter, whose translation MSELSPRRRLLVLAICCMSLLIVSLDVTVLNVALPAMQHDLHATTAGLQWTIDAYTLVLAALLMLAGSTADRIGRKKVFMAGLVVFSLGSLLCSLAPNLELLIAARMVQAVGGSMLNPVAMSIITNTFTDPRERARAIGVWGAVVGISMAAGPLLGGLLVESVGWRSIFWLNLPVGLLALLATLRYVPESRASKARRPDPVGQLLVIVLFGSLTYAIIEAPEAGAATSGPFAAVALVALLGLLRYEPRRAEPLIDLRFFRSAPFSGATVVAISAFAALGGFLFLSTLYLQNVRGLDALHAGLWMLPMAVPMFLCAPLSGRLVGTRGPRLPLLIAGVAMTTSGLLFAAFDAETSDGTLFLGYVLFGVGFGFVNAPITNTAVSGMPRSQAGVAAAVASTSRQLGQTLGVAVVGAVLAAGVSTSSYRETFVSAAVPGWWILTGCGLAVLVLGVVTTGPWARRTAERAAQRLQAPEIREATSIKA comes from the coding sequence ATGTCTGAGCTCAGCCCTCGACGACGCCTCCTCGTCCTCGCGATCTGCTGCATGAGCCTGCTGATCGTGAGCCTCGACGTCACCGTCCTGAACGTGGCGCTGCCCGCGATGCAGCACGACCTGCACGCCACGACCGCCGGCCTGCAGTGGACGATCGACGCATACACGCTGGTGCTGGCCGCGCTGCTGATGCTGGCGGGCTCGACCGCCGACCGGATCGGCCGCAAGAAGGTCTTCATGGCCGGCCTGGTCGTGTTCTCGCTGGGCTCGCTGCTGTGCTCGCTCGCGCCGAACCTGGAGCTGCTGATCGCGGCCCGCATGGTGCAGGCGGTCGGCGGTTCGATGCTGAACCCGGTCGCCATGTCGATCATCACCAACACCTTCACCGACCCGCGCGAGCGCGCCCGGGCGATCGGCGTGTGGGGCGCGGTGGTGGGCATATCGATGGCCGCGGGCCCGCTGCTGGGCGGCCTGCTGGTGGAGTCCGTGGGCTGGCGCTCCATCTTCTGGCTCAACCTGCCGGTCGGCCTGCTGGCCCTGCTGGCCACCCTGCGCTACGTCCCCGAGTCCCGCGCGTCGAAGGCCCGCCGTCCCGACCCGGTCGGCCAGCTGCTGGTCATCGTCCTCTTCGGCTCCCTGACCTACGCGATCATCGAGGCGCCGGAGGCGGGCGCGGCCACCAGCGGTCCCTTCGCGGCCGTCGCCCTGGTCGCGCTCCTCGGTCTCCTGCGGTACGAGCCCCGACGCGCTGAACCCCTCATCGACCTGCGGTTCTTCCGCTCGGCCCCGTTCAGCGGGGCTACGGTCGTGGCGATCAGCGCGTTCGCCGCGCTGGGCGGGTTCCTGTTCCTGTCCACCCTGTATCTGCAGAACGTGCGCGGCCTGGACGCCCTGCACGCCGGTCTGTGGATGCTCCCCATGGCCGTGCCCATGTTCCTGTGCGCGCCGCTGTCCGGGCGGCTGGTCGGCACCCGGGGGCCACGCCTGCCCCTGCTCATCGCGGGCGTCGCGATGACGACGAGCGGCCTGCTGTTCGCCGCCTTCGACGCTGAGACGTCCGATGGGACGCTGTTCCTCGGGTATGTGCTGTTCGGGGTGGGCTTCGGTTTCGTGAACGCGCCGATCACGAACACGGCGGTGTCGGGCATGCCGCGCAGTCAGGCGGGGGTCGCGGCGGCCGTCGCCTCCACCAGCCGCCAGCTCGGTCAGACCCTGGGCGTCGCGGTCGTCGGCGCGGTCCTGGCGGCGGGCGTGAGCACCTCGTCGTACCGCGAGACCTTCGTCTCCGCCGCGGTCCCCGGCTGGTGGATCCTCACCGGCTGCGGCCTGGCCGTCCTCGTCCTGGGGGTCGTCACCACAGGTCCCTGGGCCAGGCGTACGGCGGAACGGGCCGCCCAGCGCCTTCAGGCCCCGGAGATCCGGGAGGCGACCAGCATCAAGGCGTGA
- the dusB gene encoding tRNA dihydrouridine synthase DusB gives MPTPVSPLQIGPHAVRPPVVLAPMAGITNAPFRTLCREFSGGKGLFVSEMITTRALVERNEKTMQLIRFDATEKPRSIQLYGVDPATVGKAVRMIAEEDLADHIDLNFGCPVPKVTRKGGGSALPYKRNLLRAILREAVSGAGDLPVTMKMRKGIDDDHITYLDAGRIAVEEGVTAIALHGRTAAQHYGGTADWDAIARLKEHVPEIPVLGNGDIWSAQDALRMVRETGCDGVVVGRGCLGRPWLFADLVAAFEGRDDFREPPLREVAEVMVRHATLLGEWIGDEARGVIDFRKHVAWYLKGFAVGSEMRRRLAITSSLAELRAGLDELDLDQPWPTGADGPRGRTSGNNRVVLPDGWLKDPYDCAGISEDAELDTSGG, from the coding sequence ATGCCCACGCCCGTGTCCCCCTTGCAGATCGGCCCGCACGCCGTCCGGCCGCCCGTCGTCCTGGCCCCCATGGCCGGGATCACCAACGCGCCCTTCCGCACCCTGTGCAGGGAGTTCAGTGGTGGCAAAGGCCTGTTCGTCAGCGAGATGATCACGACCCGGGCGCTGGTCGAACGCAACGAGAAGACCATGCAGCTGATCCGCTTCGACGCGACCGAGAAGCCGCGCTCGATCCAGCTGTACGGCGTCGACCCGGCCACCGTCGGCAAGGCCGTCCGCATGATCGCGGAAGAGGACCTCGCCGACCACATCGACCTGAACTTCGGCTGCCCGGTCCCGAAGGTGACCAGGAAGGGCGGCGGCTCGGCCCTCCCGTACAAGCGCAACCTGCTGCGGGCGATCCTGCGCGAGGCGGTGTCGGGCGCCGGCGACCTCCCGGTGACGATGAAGATGCGCAAGGGCATCGACGACGACCACATCACCTACCTCGACGCGGGCCGGATCGCCGTCGAGGAGGGCGTCACGGCGATCGCGCTGCACGGTCGTACGGCCGCCCAGCACTACGGCGGCACCGCCGACTGGGACGCCATCGCCCGGCTCAAGGAGCACGTCCCGGAGATCCCCGTCCTCGGCAACGGCGACATCTGGTCGGCGCAGGACGCACTGCGGATGGTGCGCGAGACGGGCTGCGACGGGGTGGTCGTGGGGCGCGGGTGCCTGGGCCGGCCGTGGCTGTTCGCCGACCTGGTGGCTGCCTTCGAGGGACGGGACGACTTCCGTGAGCCGCCCCTGCGCGAGGTCGCCGAGGTGATGGTCCGGCACGCCACCCTGCTCGGCGAGTGGATCGGCGACGAGGCGCGCGGGGTCATCGACTTCCGCAAGCACGTCGCCTGGTACCTGAAGGGCTTCGCGGTCGGCTCCGAGATGCGGCGGCGCCTCGCCATCACCTCCTCGCTGGCGGAACTGCGCGCAGGGCTGGACGAGTTGGACCTCGACCAGCCCTGGCCCACCGGCGCCGACGGCCCCCGCGGCCGCACCTCAGGCAACAACCGGGTCGTCCTGCCGGACGGCTGGCTGAAGGACCCCTACGACTGCGCGGGGATCAGCGAGGACGCGGAGCTGGACACCTCCGGCGGCTGA
- a CDS encoding CDP-alcohol phosphatidyltransferase, whose protein sequence is MTVLAVVLVLGALVMPNRLFAVQVNQFLRLPGEAIIGAAVLLALPRRPRVALAALAGAALGALTVLNLLDMGFVEYLGRDFNLVLDWGLLDDAQSYVADSMGGTVALVAAIGVVLLVVLVMVVMALATVRLSGILVSNTRQATRGTLIAGTAWITCSVLSLQYAGMPVASDRVAHTVASEARRVRDTLRDEAAFGKEARADAFGATPADQLVPDLRGKDMIFTFIESYGRSAIEDPVMAPGVDKTLDVSTQALTKAGFHAKSGWLTSATYGGSSWLGHSTTLSGLWVDNQQRYRTVMASDHLSLTKAFKKTGAWDTVGIMPGVQKGWPEQKFYGLDKVYNAFQMGYQGPKFSWSTMPDQYALEAFQRLEHSRTDRDKPLMSEIILTSSHQPWAPIPKMVGWDDLGDGSVFDGIEKAGKKASEVIANSAKSKEEYGKSIQYSVTALTQWLERYGTDDTVLVFLGDHQPIARVSGNNASRDVPISIVAKDPKVLDKIAAWNWTDGLKPAHNAPVWKMSSFRDKFLTAYGSTPHPSGN, encoded by the coding sequence GTGACGGTTCTTGCTGTCGTGCTGGTGCTCGGGGCGTTGGTGATGCCGAATCGTCTCTTCGCGGTTCAGGTGAACCAGTTCCTGCGGCTGCCGGGTGAGGCGATCATCGGTGCGGCCGTGCTGCTGGCGCTGCCGCGCCGGCCGCGGGTGGCGCTGGCGGCGCTGGCCGGCGCGGCGCTCGGGGCGCTGACCGTGCTGAACCTGCTCGACATGGGGTTCGTGGAGTACCTGGGCCGCGACTTCAACCTCGTCCTGGACTGGGGTCTGCTGGACGACGCCCAGTCCTACGTCGCGGACTCGATGGGCGGGACGGTCGCGCTCGTCGCGGCGATCGGCGTCGTCCTCCTCGTCGTCCTGGTCATGGTGGTCATGGCGCTGGCGACGGTCCGGCTGAGCGGCATCCTGGTGAGCAACACCCGGCAGGCGACCCGGGGCACGCTGATCGCGGGCACCGCCTGGATCACGTGCTCCGTGCTCAGTCTGCAGTACGCCGGGATGCCGGTCGCCTCCGACCGGGTCGCGCACACGGTCGCCTCGGAGGCGCGGCGGGTGCGCGACACCCTGCGGGACGAGGCCGCGTTCGGCAAGGAGGCCCGCGCCGACGCGTTCGGCGCCACCCCCGCCGACCAGCTCGTGCCGGACCTGCGCGGCAAGGACATGATCTTCACGTTCATCGAGAGCTATGGCCGCAGCGCCATCGAGGACCCGGTCATGGCGCCGGGCGTCGACAAGACTCTCGACGTGAGCACGCAGGCCCTGACGAAGGCCGGGTTCCACGCGAAGAGCGGCTGGCTGACGTCGGCGACGTACGGCGGCAGCAGCTGGCTCGGTCACTCCACCACGCTGTCCGGGCTGTGGGTCGACAACCAGCAGCGCTACCGCACGGTGATGGCGAGCGATCACCTGTCGCTGACGAAGGCGTTCAAGAAGACCGGCGCCTGGGACACCGTCGGGATCATGCCGGGTGTGCAGAAGGGCTGGCCGGAGCAGAAGTTCTACGGCCTGGACAAGGTCTACAACGCCTTCCAGATGGGTTACCAGGGACCGAAGTTCAGCTGGTCGACCATGCCGGACCAGTACGCCCTGGAGGCGTTCCAGCGGCTGGAGCACAGCCGCACGGACCGTGACAAGCCGCTGATGTCGGAGATCATCCTGACCTCCAGCCACCAGCCCTGGGCGCCGATCCCGAAGATGGTCGGCTGGGACGACCTCGGCGACGGCTCGGTCTTCGACGGCATCGAGAAGGCCGGCAAGAAGGCGTCCGAGGTCATCGCCAACAGCGCCAAGTCCAAGGAGGAGTACGGCAAGTCCATCCAGTACTCGGTGACCGCCCTCACCCAGTGGCTGGAGCGCTACGGCACCGACGACACCGTCCTGGTGTTCCTCGGCGACCACCAGCCCATAGCCCGGGTCAGCGGCAACAACGCCAGCCGGGACGTGCCGATCTCGATCGTCGCCAAGGATCCGAAGGTCCTCGACAAGATCGCCGCCTGGAACTGGACGGACGGCCTGAAGCCGGCCCACAACGCCCCGGTGTGGAAGATGAGCTCGTTCCGCGACAAGTTCCTGACGGCGTACGGGTCCACCCCGCACCCTTCCGGGAACTGA
- a CDS encoding amylo-alpha-1,6-glucosidase: MTDRHHLLVYGGTFAAVGDRGDISGVRGSGTASGSPEGLFVRDARHLSRWQLTVDGAVPEVLAPVTDGDVTRCVLVPRGGRNEPPSCTLFREQAVGDSSFVESLRIVSNRPVPTTVRLAVTADADFTDQFELRSDHRTYAKTGVVRRRQVLDDGVEFTYRRGEWKSCTTVTAEPAPDGVEETGTGARRLVWTLELEPNGSAELTLRVMARPHGEKRALRVPRSPAAVAEQLRAQEGEFMEGLAFPTGWPELAAACVRGLADLAALQVQATGPDGEELRVPAAGAPWFLTLLGRDALLTSLFTLPYRPRPAAATLLALAAGQATETGRESVSQPGKIVHEVRHGELAHFGQVPFGRYYGSVDATPLFLVLLGAYVEQTGDAATARRLEPNARAAVGWMLDHGGLTSRGYLVYRADNGGLANQNWKDSPGAICSADGTRASGAVMAAGAQGYAYDALRRTAWVARTVWQDEKYAALLEQAAADLRDRFQRDFWMPDRSFPALALDGEGRQVDALASDAGHLLWSGLLDKEYGEAVGRRLVEPDFFSGWGVRTLAAGQAAYHPLSYHRGSVWPHDNALITLGLARYGLHDEARTVAHALVDAATATGHRLPEVLAGYGRDTHAQPVPYPHACVRESRSAAAPLALLTAVGGA, encoded by the coding sequence ATGACGGACCGGCATCATCTGCTCGTGTACGGCGGGACGTTCGCCGCCGTGGGCGACCGCGGGGACATCAGCGGCGTACGGGGCTCCGGCACGGCCTCCGGGTCCCCGGAGGGGTTATTCGTCCGGGACGCCCGGCACCTCAGCCGCTGGCAGCTGACGGTGGACGGCGCCGTGCCGGAGGTGCTCGCGCCGGTCACGGACGGGGACGTCACGCGGTGCGTGCTCGTGCCGCGCGGCGGGCGCAACGAGCCGCCGTCCTGCACGCTGTTCCGTGAACAGGCCGTCGGAGACAGCTCGTTCGTGGAGTCGCTGCGGATCGTCAGCAACCGGCCGGTGCCGACGACGGTCCGGCTCGCGGTCACCGCCGACGCCGACTTCACCGACCAGTTCGAACTCCGCTCCGACCACCGTACGTACGCGAAGACCGGGGTCGTCCGCCGCCGTCAAGTCCTCGACGACGGCGTGGAGTTCACCTACCGGCGCGGTGAGTGGAAGTCCTGCACGACGGTGACGGCCGAGCCCGCGCCGGACGGCGTCGAGGAGACCGGCACCGGGGCCCGCCGTCTGGTGTGGACGCTGGAGCTGGAGCCGAACGGCTCGGCCGAGTTGACCCTGCGGGTGATGGCCCGGCCGCACGGCGAGAAGCGGGCCCTGCGGGTGCCCCGTTCCCCGGCCGCGGTGGCCGAACAACTCCGGGCGCAGGAGGGCGAGTTCATGGAGGGCCTGGCCTTCCCGACCGGCTGGCCCGAGCTGGCCGCCGCCTGCGTTCGCGGGCTCGCGGACCTGGCCGCGCTCCAGGTGCAGGCGACCGGGCCGGACGGCGAGGAGCTGCGCGTTCCGGCGGCAGGCGCCCCCTGGTTCCTGACCCTGCTGGGCCGAGACGCCCTGCTCACCTCGCTGTTCACCCTCCCCTACCGGCCGCGGCCGGCCGCCGCCACGCTGCTGGCGCTCGCCGCCGGGCAGGCGACCGAGACCGGCCGGGAGTCGGTGTCCCAGCCCGGGAAGATCGTGCACGAGGTGCGGCACGGCGAACTGGCCCACTTCGGACAGGTCCCCTTCGGCCGCTACTACGGTTCGGTGGACGCGACCCCGCTGTTCCTCGTCCTGCTCGGCGCGTACGTCGAGCAGACCGGCGACGCGGCGACGGCCCGCCGCCTGGAGCCCAACGCCCGCGCGGCGGTCGGCTGGATGCTGGACCACGGCGGGCTCACCTCCCGCGGCTACCTGGTCTACCGCGCCGACAACGGCGGCCTGGCCAACCAGAACTGGAAGGACTCCCCCGGTGCCATCTGCTCCGCGGACGGCACCCGCGCGAGTGGGGCGGTGATGGCGGCGGGGGCGCAGGGGTACGCGTACGACGCGCTGCGTCGTACGGCGTGGGTGGCGCGCACGGTGTGGCAGGACGAGAAGTACGCGGCGCTGCTGGAGCAGGCCGCGGCCGATCTGCGGGACCGTTTCCAGCGGGACTTCTGGATGCCGGACCGTTCGTTCCCGGCGCTCGCGCTGGACGGCGAGGGCCGTCAGGTCGACGCGCTCGCCTCGGACGCCGGGCATCTGCTCTGGTCGGGCCTGCTGGACAAGGAGTACGGCGAGGCCGTGGGCCGGCGGCTGGTGGAACCCGACTTCTTCTCCGGCTGGGGCGTGCGCACCCTCGCCGCCGGGCAGGCCGCGTACCACCCTCTGTCCTACCACCGGGGTTCGGTCTGGCCGCACGACAATGCGCTGATCACGCTGGGGCTCGCCCGCTACGGCCTGCACGACGAGGCCCGTACGGTCGCCCACGCGCTGGTCGACGCGGCGACCGCGACCGGTCACCGGCTGCCCGAGGTCCTCGCGGGCTACGGCCGCGACACGCACGCGCAGCCGGTACCGTACCCCCACGCGTGCGTACGGGAATCCCGCTCGGCAGCGGCCCCGTTGGCGCTGCTCACGGCAGTCGGGGGCGCGTGA
- a CDS encoding MGH1-like glycoside hydrolase domain-containing protein: MDRTAQLIARPAEYAAAYDPAAPPGSPGSPHLRGLHTRAAAVLEGNWTGASTVPSRRLYPHQWSWDSAFIAIGLRHLSPRRAQTELETLLAAQWGDGRIPHIVFNPSVPLDAYFPSPDFWRSSTAGRAAGAPRTVQTSGIVQPPVHALAAWLVHRADPGLSRARGFLARVYPRLAAWHRYLLHRRDLGGGGLVSVVHPWEQGMDNAPSWDAPLARVTPAPARSFRRADLDHGAAQDRPTDLDYGRYVRLATEYRDGGYTDGGGEFAVEDPAFNALLIASEHALARIAQELGATAGARHARAERLTTALVERLWDPREGMFFCRDVQGARADTQGGPGGALIRERGVSGLVPLLLPGLPREVVTAVVGTLRGPHFGLGTTTRLVPSYDLLGEAFDPHRYWRGPAWFNTSWLLERGLRLHGHRADADALRRAVLDIAAGSDFAEYVDPYTGEACGATRFSWTAALTLDLLHRSEADQAGQADQATEVNQVNRVNQANNANEANALKGGDRG; encoded by the coding sequence GTGGATCGCACCGCCCAGCTCATCGCACGCCCGGCGGAGTACGCCGCTGCATACGATCCGGCGGCTCCGCCAGGTTCACCGGGTTCGCCGCACCTCAGGGGGCTGCACACGCGGGCGGCAGCCGTGCTGGAGGGCAACTGGACCGGCGCGTCGACCGTGCCGTCGCGTCGGCTGTACCCGCACCAGTGGTCCTGGGACTCGGCGTTCATCGCGATCGGGCTCAGGCACCTCTCGCCGCGTCGGGCGCAGACGGAGCTGGAGACGCTACTGGCCGCCCAGTGGGGCGACGGGCGTATCCCGCACATCGTCTTCAACCCCTCCGTACCGCTCGACGCGTACTTCCCGAGCCCCGACTTCTGGCGCTCCTCGACCGCGGGGCGCGCTGCGGGCGCCCCGCGCACCGTACAGACCTCCGGCATCGTGCAGCCACCGGTGCACGCGCTCGCGGCCTGGCTGGTGCACCGCGCCGACCCGGGGCTCTCCCGGGCGCGCGGCTTCCTCGCCCGGGTCTACCCGCGGCTCGCCGCCTGGCACCGGTATCTGCTGCACCGGCGGGACCTCGGCGGGGGCGGGCTGGTGTCGGTCGTCCACCCCTGGGAGCAGGGCATGGACAACGCGCCGAGCTGGGACGCGCCGCTCGCCCGGGTCACCCCGGCCCCGGCCCGCTCCTTCCGGCGCGCCGACCTCGACCACGGCGCGGCCCAGGACCGTCCGACGGACCTGGACTACGGGCGGTACGTGCGGCTGGCGACGGAGTACCGGGACGGCGGCTATACCGACGGGGGCGGGGAGTTCGCCGTCGAGGACCCCGCCTTCAACGCGCTGCTCATCGCCTCCGAACACGCCCTCGCCCGCATCGCGCAGGAGCTGGGCGCGACGGCCGGCGCCCGCCACGCGCGCGCGGAACGCCTGACGACGGCCCTGGTCGAGCGGCTGTGGGACCCGAGGGAGGGCATGTTCTTCTGCCGGGACGTACAAGGGGCGCGGGCCGACACACAGGGCGGTCCGGGCGGGGCGCTGATCCGTGAGCGTGGGGTCTCCGGGCTCGTGCCCCTCCTGCTGCCCGGGCTGCCGCGCGAGGTGGTGACGGCCGTCGTGGGGACCCTGCGCGGCCCGCACTTCGGGCTCGGCACGACCACCCGCCTCGTCCCCAGCTACGACCTGCTCGGCGAGGCCTTCGACCCGCACCGTTACTGGCGCGGCCCGGCCTGGTTCAACACGAGCTGGCTGCTGGAGCGCGGTCTGCGGCTGCACGGCCACCGGGCCGACGCGGACGCGCTGCGCCGGGCGGTGCTGGACATCGCGGCCGGCTCGGACTTCGCGGAGTACGTCGACCCGTACACCGGCGAGGCCTGCGGCGCGACCCGCTTCAGCTGGACCGCCGCGCTCACGCTCGACCTGCTGCACCGAAGCGAAGCAGACCAGGCAGGCCAAGCAGACCAAGCGACCGAAGTGAACCAAGTCAACCGAGTGAACCAGGCGAACAACGCGAACGAGGCGAACGCTCTCAAGGGAGGGGACCGGGGATGA